A window of Pomacea canaliculata isolate SZHN2017 linkage group LG3, ASM307304v1, whole genome shotgun sequence contains these coding sequences:
- the LOC112559679 gene encoding putative per-hexamer repeat protein 5, whose translation MVVQLVAGGCGSSGGSGGSGCGRAPQPAKDPWGNGNGPDKNGNGGSHTKYPGYNTTPDPWGNKAGMTKPGGKPTQDPWGNNGDLRGHTSLATIQELDLATQELDLATPPELDLATLQGLDLTTVKELDLDTRPGTGPGYTPGTGPSYTPGTGPGYTPDLDLESIPELDLALDLAIPGTGPGYIRNWTWLQSRHWTWLPPWNWTWLPPWNWTWLPPRNWTWLHSGTGPGYTPGTGPGSRPGTGPGYTPGTGPGYTPGSGPGIYPGTGPGYTPGTGPGYTPGTGPGIYPGTGPDYRQGTGPGYNPGTGPGYNPNTGPYPGSATTPDPWGNNAGMTKTPGIQGNTGTGPGYNNGPTNKPVSPGTGYYPNSGSQTQNGFPSSYPGSQPPGSSYPGSNTPGSSNPGSTYPGSPYPGSYTPGSTYPGSTYPGSQTPGSKTPGSQYPGSQTPGSQYPGSQTPGSTGPGYQTPGSQYPGSQTPGSYYPGSQTPGSKTPGSSYPGSQTPGSYYPGYYPGSKTPGSQYPGSQTPGSQYPGSQTQVLSILAPKHQALLILVHKLQDQLIPAPKHQVLTILVHRLQVLKHLVLLIPDRKLLVLITPVLKLQDLPILAPKLQATILVLNILGPKPQVPLIQVPKHQAQLILVPHILVHRLRDLLILVLSILAPKPQAQLIQVPHILVHRLRDLLILVLRILAPKPQAPLIQVPKHQAQLILVPRLQDLLILVLSILAPKPQAQLIQVPHILVHRLQDLLILVLHILAPKPQVPKHQAPKPQVPLIQVLKPQAPLIQVPLILVP comes from the exons ATGGTGGTGCAGCTGGTTGCTGGTGGCTGTGGAAGCAGTGGAGGTAGTGGAGGCAGTGGATGTGGTCGTGCACCGCAACCCGCAAAAGATCCTTGGGGAAATGGCAACGGAccagacaaaaatggaaatgGCGGCAGTCACACCAAGTATCCCGGTTACAATACCACTCCAGATCCTTGGGGCAACAAAGCAGGTATGACAAAGCCAGGCGGCAAACCCACTCAAGATCCTTGGGGAAACAATGGGGACCTAAGGGGCCACACGTCCCTGGCTACAATCCAGGAACTGGACCTGGCTACCCAGGAGCTGGACCTAGCTACACCCCCGGAACTGGACCTGGCTACACTCCAGGGACTGGACCTGACTACCGTCAAGGAACTGGACCTGGATACACGCCCAGGAACTGGACCTGGATACACCCCAGGAACTGGACCTAGCTACACCCCCGGAACTGGACCTGGCTACACCCCGGATCTGGACCTGGAATCTATCCCGGAACTGGACCTG GCACTGGACCTGGCTATCCCTGGAACTGGACCTGGCTACATCCGGAACTGGACCTGGCTACAATCCAGGCACTGGACCTGGCTACCACCCTGGAACTGGACCTGGCTACCACCCTGGAACTGGACCTGGCTCCCGCCCAGGAACTGGACCTGGCTACACTCCGGAACCGGACCTGGCTACACCCCAGGAACTGGACCTGGCTCCCGCCCAGGAACTGGACCTGGCTACACTCCCGGAACTGGACCTGGCTACACCCCCGGATCTGGACCTGGAATCTATCCCGGAACTGGACCTGGCTACACCCCCGGAACTGGACCTGGTTACACCCCAGGGACTGGACCTGGAATCTATCCCGGAACTGGACCTGACTACCGCCAAGGAACTGGACCTGGCTACAACCCAGGAACTGGACCTGGTTACAACCCAAATACTGGTCCTTATCCAGGCTCTGCTACAACTCCAGATCCTTGGGGCAACAACGCTGGGATGACGAAGACTCCAGGAATCCAGGGGAACACAGGTACTGGTCCTGGTTATAACAATGGTCCTACAAACAAACCAGTTAGTCCAGGTACCGGCTACTATCCCAACTCCGGCTCACAGACACAGAATGGTTTTCCATCTAGCTACCCAGGTTCACAACCCCCTGGTTCTTCGTACCCAGGCTCAAATACGCCAGGTTCCTCTAATCCAGGCTCTACATACCCAGGTTCACCATACCCAGGCTCCTATACACCAGGTTCTACATACCCAGGATCTACTTATCCGGGCTCCCAAACTCCTGGTTCAAAAACTCCTGGTTCTCAGTACCCTGGCTCCCAAACACCAGGTTCACAGTATCCTGGTTCACAAACTCCAGGATCTACTGGTCCGGGCTACCAAACACCAGGTTCTCAATATCCTGGCTCACAAACCCCAGGTTCTTACTATCCTGGCTCACAGACTCCAGGTTCTAAAACACCTGGTTCTAGTTATCCCGGATCGCAAACTCCGGGTTCTTACTACCCTGGTTACTACCCTGGTTCAAAGACCCCTGGTTCTCAGTATCCTGGCTCCCAAACGCCAGGTTCTCAGTATCCTGGCTCCCAAACCCAGGTTCTCAGTATCCTGGCTCCCAAACACCAGGCTCTCCTTATCCTGGTTCACAAACTCCAGGATCAACTGATCCCCGCTCCCAAACACCAGGTTCTTACTATCCTGGTTCACAGACTCCAGGTTCTAAAACACCTGGTTCTACTTATCCCGGATCGCAAACTCCTGGTTCTCATTACCCCGGTTCTCAAACTCCAGGATCTACCTATCCTGGCTCCCAAACTCCAGGCTACTATCCTGGTTCTCAATATCCTGGGTCCCAAACCCCAGGTGCCACTTATCCAGGTTCCCAAACACCAGGCTCAACTTATCCTGGTTCCACATATCCTGGTTCACAGACTCCGGGATCTACTTATCCTGGTTCTAAGTATCCTGGCTCCCAAACCCCAGGCTCAACTTATCCAGGTTCCACATATCCTGGTTCACAGACTCCGGGATCTACTTATCCTGGTTCTACGTATCCTGGCTCCCAAACCCCAGGCTCCCCTTATCCAGGTTCCCAAACACCAGGCTCAACTTATCCTGGTTCCCAGACTCCAGGATCTACTTATCCTGGTTCTAAGTATCCTGGCTCCCAAACCCCAGGCTCAACTTATCCAG GTTCCACATATCCTGGTTCACAGACTCCAGGATCTACTTATCCTGGTTCTACATATCCTGGCTCCCAAACCCCAGGTTCCCAAACACCAGGCTCCCAAACCCCAGGTTCCACTTATCCAGGTTCTCAAACCCCAGGCTCCACTTATCCAGGTTCCACTTATCCTGGTTCCCTGA
- the LOC112559745 gene encoding uncharacterized protein LOC112559745, protein MHSAKKRDSGQLVPVPLRQRLAVCLRSPAREDRRRGFYKELACQVTLDTSGCLGAAMTGCDTNVKRDVLNYYAIFTNETCVANPSVAYTTPTPPRREPEDVVIACAKLIAETLPRSAAPPKDASRVAQVIHGLRDNCRSFEARYNCYDEKLNQIRSPAFRDLWLMSTFSSKNAIKAQKEFCEAFEGGLVNSFTDQCYADAQPSLQECEMAYGEEIVSLQSQWLSRAIDDVGLRKAACNVSLTRATCLGRAFSHCGDRLGKTMETSERGSLPSICLTLLSPPPRESEHDRGDNRAPKAVPEQDGSISSGYSNVNDNSVTSDLGARESIARKQSGNNVSASQSAAGSSAVVMEISVTVLMFAFVLRGALLA, encoded by the exons ATGCACTCGGCAAAGAAACGAGACTCTGGTCAGCTTGTGCCAGTCCCGCTTCGCCAAAGGCTTGCAGTATGTCTTCGCAGTCCAGCGCGAGAAGATCGCAGACGTGGCTTCTACAAGGAGCTGGCCTGTCA GGTGACGCTTGACACTTCCGGTTGTCTGGGGGCCGCCATGACGGGATGCGACACGAACGTCAAGCGCGACGTCCTCAACTACTACGCCATCTTCACCAACGAAACGTGTGTCGCCAACCCCAGCGTGGCGTACACAACACCTAC GCCGCCTCGACGAGAGCCGGAGGACGTGGTCATCGCATGCGCCAAACTTATCGCCGAGACTTTGCCGAGGTCAGCAGCTCCTCCCAAAGACGCATCTCGCGTGGCGCAGGTGATTCACGGACTGAGGGACAATTGCAG GTCATTTGAAGCTCGCTACAACTGTTATGATGAGAAGCTCAATCAGATTCGGAGTCCAGCTTTCCGTGACCTTTGGCTCATGTCTACATTCAGCAGCAAAAACGCCATCAAAGCACAGAAGGAGTTTTGTGAGGCATTTGAGG GTGGCTTGGTGAACTCCTTCACGGATCAGTGCTATGCAGACGCCCAGCCCTCGCTGCAAGAGTGTGAGATGGCGTACGGCGAGGAGATCGTCAGCCTGCAGAGCCAGTGGCTGAGCCGAGCCATCGATGACGTCGGCCTGCGCAAAGCAGCGTGCAA TGTCAGTCTGACGAGAGCCACGTGTCTGGGGAGGGCCTTCTCTCACTGCGGCGACCGCCTTGGCAAGACCATGGAGACCAGCGAGCGGGGTTCTCTGCCCTCCATTTGCCTgactcttctttctcctccgcCGCGCGAGAGCGAGCATGACAGGGGCGACAACCGCGCGCCGAAGGCCGTGCCTGAGCAGGACGGCAGCATCAGCAGCGGCTACAGCAACGTCAACGACAACTcggtgacctctgacctgggAGCGAGGGAGTCCATCGCGCGCAAGCAGTCGGGCAACAACGTGTCCGCTTCGCAGAGTGCGGCCGGAAGCTCGGCGGTTGTCATGGAGATCAGTGTCACCGTCTTGATGTTTGCGTTTGTCTTGCGTGGCGCCCTCTTGGCATAA